The Ananas comosus cultivar F153 linkage group 7, ASM154086v1, whole genome shotgun sequence genome has a window encoding:
- the LOC109712710 gene encoding uncharacterized protein LOC109712710, with protein MKALLGSLDLWELVKTGYQEYTEQEEAALIIARRNDLKDLRKKDKKVLFYLYQAVDESTFEKIAEATSSKAAWDILTTVFTGDDKVKRIRLQKLRAECEAIRMKESESVADYVSRILVIANQMKRNGEELNDERVVEKVLRSLTSKFEYIVVAIEESKDISTLSIDQLTGSLQVHEQRLQKMSEEESTDHYSKDCWYKDTEGVNHYIDSTIEDEVAETSLLLACQAEVKDPEYIWFLDSGASNHMCGSRELFVEMDENVDGNVKFDDSSKVPVKENRKIMFTSKNGEEFMTNLQNKQANWLNKIQQEREEFKRDIEIQRKEIQNSINQRAAEIETSLRDKEEEFEQKKAKELQYITSQKDMIKMQLEHIASQLEMLASERKQIALDREQRERELSEIKSSIELLNIQRKKLQEQRELLHKVREEKKEIQSSLAENDRSIQTVVTSLGRKRLKNTIPCNDADVELEPSRKLQKIVRQKRRTDREEKNNCAPKGKQPCLSDENPEITNRTGPENILKMSDDVLLLDSKMKMPLPQYRTYQEGPIHIPEFYSFVEFGNSTYMGDVKRSKKDAEQDVAHFAFMSTIGMVSLDQRNLYLEKLAKNLEKENMAVNLENKSLENVINEQASKIRSLISDKIVLQERLQDYEDPIEEDVDSFA; from the exons ATGAAAGCACTTCTCGGTTCTCTAGACCTTTGGGAATTAGTTAAAACTGGATACCAGGAATACACAGAGCAAGAAGAAGCTGCATTAATTATAGCACGACGAAACGATTTGAAGGATTTAAGAAAGAAGGATAAAAAGGTGCTCTTCTATCTTTACCAAGCAGTAGACGAGTCGACGTTTGAGAAAATTGCCGAAGCAACTTCGAGCAAAGCAGCATGGGATATTCTTACCACCGTCTTTACAGGAGATGACAAAGTAAAGCGGATTCGTCTACAAAAGCTTCGAGCGGAATGCGAAGCAATCCGAATGAAGGAGTCCGAAAGTGTCGCGGACTATGTTTCTCGCATTTTGGTAATTGCCAACCAAATGAAGCGAAATGGAGAAGAACTAAATGATGAACGAGTTGTAGAAAAGGTTCTTCGTTCCCTCACATCAAAGTTTGAGTATATTGTTGTCGCCATAGAAGAGTCAAAAGATATCAGTACTCTTTCTATCGACCAATTGACAGGATCGCTCCAAGTGCATGAGCAAAGACTACAAAAGATGTCTGAAGAAGAGTCGACTGA tCACTACAGCAAAGATTGCTGGTATAAGGACACTGAAGGAGTAAATCACTACATCGACAGTACAatagaagatgaagttgcagaAACATCATTGTTACTTGCATGTCAAGCTGAAGTTAAAGATCCAGAATATATATGGTTTCTGGATTCTGGTGCTTCAAATCATATGTGTGGAAGTAGAGAACTATTTGTTGAAATGGATGAAAATGTTGATGGCAATGTGAAGTTTGATGATTCATCCAAAGTACCTGttaaagaaaacagaaaaattatgtttacaTCAAAAAATGGTGAAGAATTTATGACTAACTTGCAGAATAAACAAGCAAATTGGTTGAATAAGATTCaacaagaaagagaagaatTTAAAAGGGATATTGAAATTCAGAGGAAAGAAATACAGAATTCTATTAATCAAAGAGCGGCGGAAATTGAGACTTCTTTAAGAGATAAAGAGGAAGAATTTGAGCAAAAGAAAGCTAAAGAACTTCAGTATATAACTTCCCAAAAGGATATGATTAAAATGCAGCTAGAACATATAGCATCGCAGTTGGAGATGCTCGCTAGTGAGAGAAAGCAGATTGCTCTTGATCGcgaacagagggagagagaattaTCTGAAATCAAAAGCTCCATTGAATTGCTTAATATTCAAAGGAAAAAGCTGCAGGAGCAAAGGGAGTTGTTGCACAAAGTGagggaggaaaagaaggaaattcAATCATCTTTAGCTGAAAATGATAGAAGTATACAAACAGTGGTAACTTCGTTGGGAAGGAAAAGACTGAAAAATACTATCCCTTGTAATGATGCAGACGTTGAGTTGGAGCCAAGCAGGAAGCTCCAGAAAATAGTGagacaaaaaagaagaacagatagggaagaaaaaaataactgtGCTCCTAAGGGTAAGCAACCATGCTTGAGTGATGAAAACCCTGAAATTACAAATCGAACAGGGCCAGAGAATATACTGAAAATGTCAGATGACGTGCTGTTGTTGGATTCG AAAATGAAGATGCCACTGCCACAATATCGCACTTATCAAGAAGGACCTATTCACATTCCAGAATTTTATTCATTTGTCGAATTCGGAAATTCTACTTATATGGGCGATGTAAAAAGATCAAAGAAGGATGCAGAACAAGATGTGGCTCACTTTGCTTTTATGAGTACCATAGGTATGGTATCTCTTGATCAAAGAAATTTGTATTTAGAGAAACTtgcaaaaaatttggaaaaagaaaatatggcAGTGAATTTGGAGAATAAATCCCTGGAGAACGTAATCAATGAGCAGGCCTCTAAAATTAGGAGTTTGATTTCAGACAAGATAGTCTTACAGGAAAGACTCCAAGATTATGAAGACCCGATCGAAGAAGATGTCGACAGTTTTGCATAA